From Variovorax sp. PMC12, the proteins below share one genomic window:
- a CDS encoding ExbD/TolR family protein — translation MQFRHGARDEPEINLIPFIDVLLVILIFLMLSTTYSKFTEMQLRLPTADVDAQRDYPKEVIVAVSADGRYSVNKAPLADRNVNAVAAALAAAATGGKDSVVIISADATSPHQAVVTVMEAARRAGLMQITFAAQSTAQAGR, via the coding sequence ATGCAGTTCCGCCACGGTGCGCGCGACGAGCCGGAGATCAACCTGATCCCGTTCATCGACGTGCTGCTGGTGATCCTGATCTTCCTGATGCTGTCGACCACGTACAGCAAGTTCACCGAAATGCAGCTTCGGCTGCCGACCGCGGATGTCGACGCGCAGCGCGACTATCCGAAGGAAGTGATCGTGGCGGTGTCGGCCGACGGCCGCTATTCGGTCAACAAGGCGCCCCTGGCCGACCGCAACGTCAATGCCGTGGCCGCCGCGCTCGCGGCCGCGGCCACCGGCGGCAAGGACAGTGTGGTGATCATCAGCGCCGACGCGACCAGCCCACACCAGGCCGTCGTCACGGTGATGGAGGCAGCGCGCCGCGCCGGCCTGATGCAGATCACCTTCGCAGCCCAGTCGACGGCGCAAGCCGGGCGCTGA
- the xseA gene encoding exodeoxyribonuclease VII large subunit, protein MSLRDMNSAPGPRVWAVGALCHAVADALDARFNPVTVRGEISGFSRASSGHCYFALKDESGQLRCAMFRRAAGLLDFSPRDGDQVEVRGRLAVYEPRGDLQLVVESLRRAGQGALFEQFMQRKARLEAEGLFDPARKRALPAMPRSVGVVTSLGAAALHDVVTALRRRVPHIPVVLAPAAVQGANAPGELVRALHSLYALEPAVDVILLVRGGGSIEDLWAFNDEALARTIVQSPVPVVSGVGHETDFTIADFCADLRAPTPTAAAELVSAPRDLWLGALDLLEERLDDSLGGRLDVLGQRLDQAAGRLGRPSNLVARQQLRLAHHAQRLQYAMRSRRERLAHAPRALAADFPQKLERAMTQRHDRLERMALRLRLLDPALVLQRGYAWLTDAEGRAVVSAKQLAPGDAVVARLADGEVDMTVSPGGVTGTRPTRPR, encoded by the coding sequence GTGAGCTTGCGTGACATGAATTCCGCGCCAGGGCCGCGCGTCTGGGCTGTCGGCGCGTTGTGCCATGCGGTTGCCGACGCGCTCGACGCGCGTTTCAACCCGGTGACGGTGCGCGGCGAAATCTCAGGTTTTTCCCGCGCCTCAAGTGGACATTGTTACTTCGCCCTCAAGGACGAATCGGGCCAACTGCGCTGTGCGATGTTTCGTCGCGCCGCCGGCCTGCTCGATTTTTCGCCCCGCGACGGCGACCAGGTCGAGGTGCGCGGCCGGCTCGCGGTGTACGAACCGCGTGGCGATCTGCAACTCGTCGTGGAGAGCTTGCGGCGCGCGGGGCAGGGTGCCCTGTTCGAGCAGTTCATGCAGCGCAAGGCGCGCCTGGAGGCCGAGGGACTGTTCGACCCGGCGCGCAAGCGTGCCTTGCCCGCCATGCCGCGTTCGGTGGGCGTTGTCACGTCGCTCGGCGCGGCGGCGCTGCACGACGTCGTGACGGCGCTGCGGCGCCGCGTACCGCACATTCCCGTGGTGCTGGCGCCCGCCGCCGTGCAGGGAGCGAACGCGCCGGGTGAACTCGTTCGCGCGCTGCATTCGCTCTACGCGCTCGAGCCGGCGGTCGACGTGATCCTGCTGGTGCGCGGGGGCGGCTCGATCGAAGACCTGTGGGCGTTCAACGACGAGGCCCTGGCGCGCACGATCGTGCAGAGCCCGGTGCCCGTGGTCAGCGGCGTGGGACACGAGACCGACTTCACCATCGCCGATTTCTGTGCCGACCTGCGCGCGCCCACGCCGACCGCGGCGGCTGAACTCGTCAGCGCGCCGCGTGACCTGTGGCTGGGCGCACTCGACCTGCTCGAAGAGCGGCTCGACGATTCCCTCGGCGGTCGCCTGGATGTGCTCGGACAGCGGCTCGACCAGGCGGCGGGGCGGCTCGGGCGTCCGTCGAACCTCGTGGCGCGCCAGCAACTGCGGCTGGCGCACCATGCACAGCGCCTCCAATACGCGATGCGATCGAGGCGCGAGCGCCTGGCGCATGCGCCGCGCGCCTTGGCCGCGGACTTTCCCCAGAAGCTCGAAAGAGCGATGACGCAACGCCATGACCGGCTGGAGCGCATGGCGCTGCGGCTGAGACTGCTCGATCCGGCATTGGTCCTGCAACGCGGCTACGCCTGGCTCACGGATGCCGAGGGGCGCGCGGTCGTGAGCGCGAAGCAATTGGCACCGGGCGACGCGGTCGTCGCAAGGCTCGCCGACGGAGAGGTCGACATGACCGTCTCTCCGGGCGGTGTCACGGGAACACGTCCGACGCGACCTCGATGA
- the kdsB gene encoding 3-deoxy-manno-octulosonate cytidylyltransferase, with amino-acid sequence MSFTVLVPARLASTRLPNKPLADIAGVPMVVHVARRASESGAVRVVVAGDDVSIIDACKAHGVEAILTRQDHPSGTDRLAEACEQLGLDGDDIVVNVQGDEPLIDPALIDAVASTLATHAEAAMSTAAHEIDSPADFMNPNVVKAVLDAQGNAMYFSRAPIPWWRDGSANGAAPTVLPTPAPLRHIGIYGYRAGFVRKFPSLPPSPVEATEALEQLRALWHGHRIAVHVSHVAPGPGIDTPEDLARVRAVFAAGPTA; translated from the coding sequence GTGAGCTTCACGGTCCTGGTGCCGGCGCGCCTGGCGTCGACAAGGCTCCCCAACAAGCCCCTGGCCGACATCGCCGGAGTGCCGATGGTGGTGCACGTGGCCCGGCGTGCCAGCGAGTCCGGTGCCGTGCGCGTGGTGGTGGCCGGCGACGACGTCTCGATCATCGATGCCTGCAAGGCGCACGGTGTCGAGGCGATCCTGACCCGCCAGGACCACCCCAGCGGCACCGACCGGCTGGCCGAGGCCTGCGAGCAGCTCGGCCTCGATGGCGACGACATCGTCGTCAACGTGCAGGGCGACGAGCCCTTGATCGACCCCGCGCTGATCGATGCCGTGGCTTCCACGCTGGCCACCCATGCGGAGGCCGCCATGAGCACCGCGGCCCACGAGATCGATTCGCCGGCCGACTTCATGAATCCGAACGTGGTGAAGGCCGTGCTCGATGCACAGGGCAACGCCATGTACTTCAGCCGTGCGCCCATCCCCTGGTGGCGCGACGGTTCCGCCAACGGCGCCGCGCCAACGGTGCTGCCCACGCCAGCCCCGCTGCGCCACATCGGCATCTACGGCTACCGCGCGGGCTTCGTACGCAAGTTCCCGTCGCTGCCGCCCTCGCCCGTCGAGGCGACCGAGGCGCTCGAGCAGTTGCGGGCGCTGTGGCACGGACACCGCATCGCCGTCCACGTGAGCCACGTGGCGCCCGGCCCGGGCATCGACACGCCCGAAGACCTGGCGCGCGTGCGCGCGGTCTTCGCCGCCGGCCCGACGGCCTGA
- the lexA gene encoding transcriptional repressor LexA translates to MQFAVKLTARQQQILDLIQSAIARTGAPPTRAEIANELGFKSANAAEEHLQALARKGVIELVSGTSRGIRLKGDALRSLNETRHREGGQFSLSLPGMAQLALPLIGRVAAGSPILAQEHVDQTYYVENTLFQRQPDYLLKVRGMSMRDAGIMDGDLLAVQATKEARNGQIVVARLGDEVTVKRLKRNKQVIELHAENPDYPTIIVQPGEPFEIEGLAVGLIRNTMLM, encoded by the coding sequence ATGCAGTTCGCCGTGAAGCTTACAGCCCGCCAGCAGCAGATCCTGGACTTGATCCAGAGCGCCATCGCCCGAACCGGCGCGCCACCCACGCGCGCCGAAATCGCCAATGAACTCGGGTTCAAGTCGGCCAACGCGGCCGAAGAGCACCTGCAGGCATTGGCCCGCAAGGGTGTCATCGAACTCGTCAGCGGCACTTCGCGAGGCATCCGCCTCAAGGGCGACGCCCTGCGCTCGCTGAACGAAACGCGCCACCGCGAAGGCGGCCAGTTCTCGCTCTCGCTGCCCGGCATGGCGCAACTGGCGCTGCCGCTCATCGGCCGCGTCGCCGCGGGCTCGCCCATCCTGGCGCAGGAGCACGTCGACCAGACCTACTACGTCGAGAACACACTGTTCCAGCGCCAGCCCGACTACCTGCTCAAGGTGCGCGGCATGTCCATGCGCGACGCCGGCATCATGGACGGCGACCTGCTCGCCGTGCAGGCCACCAAGGAAGCGCGCAACGGGCAGATCGTGGTGGCGCGCCTGGGCGACGAGGTCACCGTCAAGCGCCTGAAACGCAACAAGCAGGTCATCGAGCTGCACGCCGAGAACCCCGACTACCCGACCATCATCGTCCAGCCCGGCGAGCCCTTCGAGATCGAAGGCCTCGCCGTGGGCCTCATCCGCAACACCATGCTGATGTAG
- a CDS encoding Trm112 family protein codes for MDTKLLELLVCPVTKGPLTWNPEKQELCSRSARLAYPVRDGIPVLLENEARTLSDEELGL; via the coding sequence ATGGATACCAAGCTGCTTGAACTGCTCGTCTGCCCCGTCACCAAGGGTCCGTTGACCTGGAACCCCGAAAAGCAGGAGCTCTGCTCGCGCAGCGCGCGCCTGGCCTACCCGGTGCGCGACGGCATTCCCGTGCTGCTGGAAAACGAGGCACGCACGCTTTCCGACGAAGAGCTCGGGCTGTGA
- a CDS encoding D-2-hydroxyacid dehydrogenase family protein: MNIVILDDYQDAVRKLRCAAKLDAYAAKVYTNTVKGIGQLSVRLKDADVIVLIRERTQISRQLIEKLPKLKLISQTGRVAGHIDVAACTERGIAVAEGSGSPQAPAELTWALIMAAMRRLPQYISNLKHGAWQQSGLKSASMPPNFGLGSVLKGKTLCIWGYGRIGQLVARYGQAFGMQVVIWGREASCAKARSDGFQVAQNRQEFFAAADVLSVHLRLNDETNGLITLEDLSRMKPTALFVNTSRAELVEADALLAALNRGRPGLAAIDVFESEPPLQGHALLRLENCICTPHIGYVEQESYESYFGQAFDNVVSYINGNPTNIVNPGALQVRR, encoded by the coding sequence ATGAATATTGTGATCCTCGACGACTATCAGGACGCCGTGCGCAAATTGCGCTGCGCCGCCAAGCTGGACGCGTACGCAGCCAAGGTCTACACCAACACGGTCAAGGGCATCGGGCAACTCTCGGTTCGCCTCAAGGACGCCGACGTGATCGTGCTGATTCGCGAGCGCACACAGATCTCCCGGCAGCTCATCGAGAAGCTGCCCAAGCTCAAGCTCATTTCGCAAACGGGTCGCGTCGCAGGCCACATCGACGTGGCGGCCTGCACCGAGCGCGGCATCGCCGTGGCGGAAGGCTCCGGCTCCCCCCAGGCACCTGCCGAGCTCACCTGGGCGCTCATCATGGCCGCCATGCGCCGGCTGCCGCAATACATCAGCAACCTCAAGCACGGGGCGTGGCAGCAATCGGGCCTCAAGTCGGCCTCGATGCCGCCCAATTTCGGGCTGGGCTCGGTGCTCAAGGGCAAGACGCTCTGCATCTGGGGCTACGGCCGCATCGGCCAGCTGGTCGCGCGCTACGGGCAAGCCTTCGGCATGCAGGTCGTGATCTGGGGGCGTGAAGCCAGCTGCGCCAAGGCCCGCTCCGACGGCTTCCAGGTGGCGCAGAACCGCCAGGAGTTCTTCGCGGCCGCCGACGTGCTGTCGGTCCACCTGCGGCTCAATGACGAAACCAACGGTCTCATCACGCTCGAGGATCTCTCGCGCATGAAGCCGACGGCGCTGTTCGTCAACACCTCGCGTGCCGAGCTGGTCGAGGCCGACGCGCTGCTCGCGGCGCTCAACCGTGGCCGCCCCGGGCTGGCCGCCATCGACGTCTTCGAGAGCGAGCCGCCGCTGCAGGGCCACGCGCTGCTGCGGCTGGAGAACTGCATCTGCACCCCGCACATCGGCTATGTCGAGCAGGAGAGCTACGAGAGCTACTTCGGCCAGGCCTTCGACAACGTCGTGAGCTACATCAACGGCAATCCCACGAACATCGTGAATCCCGGCGCGCTGCAGGTTCGCCGGTGA
- a CDS encoding asparaginase → MPDFPSPELRRVVVLGTGGTIAGKAASSGDNIGYTAGQVGVVDLLGGIEAPRGVTLVAEQVAQLDSKDMSLETWQKLAQRCAHWLAEPDVAGVVITHGTDTLEETAFFLHSVLACAKPVVLTCAMRPASALSPDGPQNVRDAIGVALAAGAKGVIVVCAGAIHSGADVQKVHTYRLDAFASGDAGVVGYVEEGEVRRVRAWPEGGALPASKIFEAAAVQWPRVEIVMSHAGASGAVVEALLQPGNAEPVRGLVLAATGNGTLHHALEAAALKAQEAGVAVVRATRCMNGRILPKADDRLRDAGTLTPVKARIALMLELLG, encoded by the coding sequence ATGCCTGATTTCCCCTCGCCTGAACTGCGCCGCGTGGTCGTGCTGGGCACCGGCGGCACCATTGCCGGCAAGGCCGCCAGCAGCGGCGACAACATCGGCTACACGGCCGGGCAGGTAGGCGTAGTGGACCTTCTGGGCGGGATCGAGGCGCCCCGGGGCGTGACGCTGGTGGCGGAGCAGGTCGCGCAACTGGACAGCAAAGACATGTCCCTCGAGACCTGGCAAAAGCTCGCGCAGCGCTGCGCGCACTGGCTGGCCGAGCCCGACGTGGCGGGCGTGGTGATCACGCACGGTACCGACACGCTGGAGGAGACGGCCTTCTTCCTGCATTCCGTACTGGCGTGCGCGAAGCCTGTGGTGCTGACCTGCGCCATGCGCCCGGCGAGCGCGCTGTCGCCCGATGGTCCGCAGAACGTGCGCGATGCCATCGGCGTGGCTCTGGCAGCGGGTGCGAAAGGGGTAATAGTGGTGTGCGCCGGCGCCATCCACAGTGGCGCCGACGTGCAGAAAGTGCACACCTATCGGCTCGATGCCTTCGCATCAGGCGATGCAGGCGTGGTTGGCTATGTGGAAGAAGGTGAAGTGCGCCGCGTGAGGGCCTGGCCCGAGGGCGGGGCGCTGCCGGCTTCGAAGATCTTCGAGGCGGCCGCCGTCCAGTGGCCTCGCGTGGAGATCGTCATGAGCCATGCCGGCGCGAGCGGTGCGGTCGTCGAGGCGCTGCTGCAGCCCGGCAACGCCGAACCGGTCCGTGGACTGGTGCTGGCCGCCACCGGCAACGGCACGCTGCATCACGCGCTCGAAGCGGCTGCGCTGAAGGCGCAGGAGGCGGGCGTGGCGGTGGTTCGCGCGACGCGCTGCATGAACGGTCGCATCCTGCCGAAAGCCGATGACCGCCTGAGGGATGCGGGCACGCTCACGCCGGTGAAGGCGCGCATCGCGCTGATGCTCGAGTTGCTCGGGTGA
- a CDS encoding MotA/TolQ/ExbB proton channel family protein, with translation MFSIIVAAGWPIWPLLACSVIALALVIERFTSLKTVRVLPPKLLDETITVSQGAIPGPDVVTKLERNSMLGQVLAAGLRALNANPRCTEDDLRAAMEASGRTVAHKLERYLPALATIASAAPLLGLLGTVIGMIEIFGSQSPGSGAVGSGNPAQLAHGISIALYNTAFGLIVAIPTLIFWRYFRSRVDEYLLNLELSGERFARHLNALRK, from the coding sequence TTGTTTTCCATCATAGTTGCCGCGGGTTGGCCGATCTGGCCCTTGCTCGCTTGTTCGGTCATTGCGCTCGCGCTGGTTATAGAACGTTTCACGAGTCTGAAGACCGTGAGGGTACTGCCGCCGAAGCTGCTCGACGAAACCATCACGGTTTCTCAGGGGGCCATTCCCGGCCCCGACGTGGTGACCAAGCTCGAACGCAACTCGATGCTCGGCCAGGTGCTCGCCGCCGGCCTGCGCGCGCTGAACGCCAACCCCCGCTGCACCGAAGACGACCTGCGCGCCGCCATGGAGGCCTCCGGCCGCACCGTGGCGCACAAGCTGGAGCGCTACCTGCCGGCACTGGCCACCATCGCTTCCGCCGCCCCGCTGCTGGGCCTGCTGGGCACGGTGATCGGCATGATCGAGATCTTCGGCTCGCAGTCGCCCGGCAGCGGAGCCGTCGGCTCGGGCAATCCGGCGCAACTGGCGCACGGCATCTCGATCGCGCTCTACAACACGGCGTTCGGACTGATCGTGGCGATTCCGACGCTCATTTTCTGGCGCTATTTCCGCAGCCGGGTCGACGAATACCTGCTGAACCTCGAGCTGTCGGGCGAGCGCTTCGCCCGCCATCTGAACGCCCTGCGCAAGTGA
- a CDS encoding 3-hydroxyacyl-CoA dehydrogenase, which yields MTVNYTRIGVIGAGAMGRGIAQIAAQAGSEVLLLDSFAGAAERGREALAAQWNKLHEKGKIDAAARDAYIARVKAVDSIQALAGCDLVVEAVVEDLEVKRKLFRELEGVVAESATLVTNTSSLSVTAIAAGLARPERVAGFHFFNPVPLMKVVEVVAGFKTAPEVCAQLAGYARQMGHSAVQAQDTPGFIVNHAGRGYGTEALRIVSEGVADFATIDRILKDQAGFRLGPFELLDLTALDVSHPVMESIYHQYFEEPRFRPSVITAQRLAAGALGRKTGEGFYRYADGVMQQAPEAPAPVVDGTPSVWVSPRAARRAELLRLVNTLGAQIDSGAAPAPHSLILVAPLGFDVTTVAAVERLDATRTIGIDMLIDDAATKRRVLATNPATRRDIRDAAHALFARDGKAVSVIRDSGGFVTQRVIGTIVNIAADMCQQRVCTPADLETAVQLGLGYPRGPLAMGNLYGPTNMLEVLFNLQTVYGDPRYRPSPWLRRRGALGLSLLHEEE from the coding sequence ATGACAGTGAACTACACCCGAATCGGCGTCATAGGCGCCGGCGCCATGGGTCGCGGCATCGCGCAGATCGCCGCCCAGGCGGGCAGCGAAGTGCTGCTGCTCGACAGCTTCGCGGGCGCCGCGGAGCGCGGCCGCGAAGCCCTCGCCGCCCAATGGAACAAGCTGCACGAAAAAGGCAAGATCGACGCCGCCGCGCGCGATGCGTACATCGCCCGCGTCAAGGCGGTCGATTCGATCCAGGCGCTCGCCGGCTGCGACCTGGTGGTCGAGGCCGTGGTCGAAGACCTGGAAGTCAAGCGCAAGCTGTTCCGCGAACTCGAAGGCGTGGTGGCCGAGAGCGCCACGCTGGTCACCAACACCTCGTCGCTGTCGGTGACGGCCATTGCGGCCGGGCTCGCCCGCCCCGAGCGCGTTGCGGGCTTCCACTTCTTCAACCCCGTGCCGCTCATGAAGGTGGTCGAGGTGGTGGCCGGCTTCAAGACCGCCCCCGAGGTCTGCGCGCAGCTGGCAGGCTACGCCAGGCAGATGGGCCACAGCGCCGTGCAGGCGCAGGACACCCCCGGCTTCATCGTCAACCACGCGGGCCGCGGCTACGGCACCGAGGCGCTGCGCATCGTCAGCGAAGGCGTGGCCGATTTCGCCACCATCGACCGCATCCTCAAGGACCAGGCGGGCTTTCGCCTCGGCCCGTTCGAGCTGCTCGACCTGACGGCGCTCGACGTGTCGCACCCGGTGATGGAGTCGATCTACCACCAGTACTTCGAGGAACCCCGCTTCCGCCCGAGCGTGATCACCGCGCAGCGCCTGGCCGCCGGCGCGCTGGGCCGCAAGACGGGCGAAGGCTTCTACCGCTACGCCGACGGCGTGATGCAGCAGGCGCCCGAGGCCCCCGCGCCCGTGGTCGACGGCACGCCGTCGGTGTGGGTGTCGCCGCGCGCGGCGCGCCGCGCCGAACTCCTGCGCCTGGTGAACACGCTGGGCGCGCAGATCGACAGCGGCGCCGCGCCCGCGCCGCATTCGCTGATCCTGGTGGCACCGCTGGGCTTCGACGTGACCACGGTCGCCGCCGTCGAGCGCCTGGACGCCACGCGCACCATCGGCATCGACATGCTGATCGACGACGCCGCCACCAAGCGCCGCGTGCTCGCCACCAATCCGGCCACGCGCCGCGACATCCGCGACGCCGCGCACGCCCTCTTCGCGCGCGACGGCAAGGCGGTAAGCGTGATCCGCGACAGCGGCGGCTTCGTCACGCAGCGCGTGATCGGCACCATCGTCAACATCGCAGCCGACATGTGCCAGCAGCGCGTGTGCACGCCGGCCGACCTCGAGACCGCGGTGCAGCTGGGCCTGGGCTACCCGCGCGGCCCGCTGGCCATGGGCAACCTCTACGGCCCGACCAACATGCTCGAGGTGCTGTTCAACCTGCAGACGGTGTATGGCGATCCGCGCTATCGCCCGAGCCCGTGGCTGCGCCGCCGCGGCGCGCTGGGCCTGAGCCTGCTGCACGAAGAAGAATAA
- a CDS encoding MFS transporter, producing the protein MSRPAPKGALWALLVGNFVIGTGVMVVPGTLNEISASLAISVATAGQLITAAAAVMCIGAPLLAAAVAGWDRRQLLALTLLWYAAGHALAALMPSFGALLPVRMLTVIAPAIFTPQAAACAGLLVPPEQRGRAVTFVFLGWSMASVLGLPIGALIGGHLGWRMAFVAVALLSVVSAASIWLTLPAGIRPAALTAAAWSRVLRSPVLMGIVAVTALQGAGQFVLFSYFGPILKQSFGADATTLSVMWALFGACGLIGNMVVSRFIDRVGAGRMVLVTTSLIALSLLLWPTASTLAWLAVLLVPWGLGCFATNSAQQARLVGLAPALAPGSVALNSSGIYTGQAVGAALGGWLLAHDAAAWMSWVGFGVMLVAISLSTAIDRSRRPA; encoded by the coding sequence GTGAGCCGGCCCGCGCCCAAGGGTGCGCTCTGGGCGCTGCTGGTCGGCAACTTCGTGATCGGCACGGGCGTGATGGTCGTGCCCGGCACGCTCAATGAAATCAGCGCTTCGCTGGCCATTTCGGTCGCCACCGCGGGCCAGTTGATCACCGCCGCGGCGGCGGTGATGTGCATCGGCGCGCCGCTGCTGGCCGCCGCCGTCGCGGGGTGGGACCGCCGCCAGCTGCTCGCGCTCACCCTGCTCTGGTATGCGGCGGGCCACGCTCTCGCGGCGCTCATGCCGAGCTTCGGCGCGCTGCTGCCGGTACGCATGCTCACGGTGATCGCGCCGGCCATCTTCACGCCCCAGGCCGCAGCCTGCGCCGGCCTGCTGGTACCGCCCGAGCAGCGCGGGCGCGCCGTCACCTTCGTGTTCCTGGGCTGGTCGATGGCCTCGGTGCTGGGACTGCCCATCGGCGCGCTGATCGGCGGGCACCTGGGCTGGCGCATGGCCTTCGTGGCGGTTGCGCTGCTCAGCGTCGTGAGCGCGGCATCGATCTGGCTCACCCTGCCCGCCGGCATTCGCCCGGCGGCACTCACCGCCGCCGCCTGGTCGCGCGTGCTGCGCAGTCCGGTGCTGATGGGCATCGTGGCGGTGACGGCGCTGCAGGGCGCCGGGCAGTTCGTGCTGTTCAGCTATTTCGGCCCCATCCTCAAGCAGAGCTTCGGCGCGGACGCCACCACGCTGAGCGTGATGTGGGCCCTGTTCGGCGCCTGCGGGCTCATCGGCAACATGGTGGTCAGCCGCTTCATCGACCGCGTCGGGGCCGGGCGCATGGTGCTGGTCACTACCTCGCTGATCGCGCTGAGTCTGCTCTTGTGGCCGACCGCTTCCACGCTCGCCTGGCTGGCCGTGCTGCTGGTGCCCTGGGGGTTGGGCTGCTTCGCCACCAATTCGGCCCAGCAGGCCCGCCTGGTGGGCCTGGCGCCGGCCCTCGCGCCGGGCTCGGTGGCGCTCAACAGCTCCGGCATCTATACAGGCCAGGCCGTGGGCGCTGCGCTCGGCGGCTGGCTGCTGGCGCACGACGCGGCGGCCTGGATGAGCTGGGTCGGTTTCGGCGTCATGCTGGTGGCCATCTCGCTCAGCACCGCCATCGACCGCAGCCGCCGCCCGGCCTGA
- the lpxK gene encoding tetraacyldisaccharide 4'-kinase, which yields MPSEGRSSTQAPAASRLQEAWLRRGLLACLLWPLSLLYAALFAVRGWLYRLGWLRSERVPVPVIVVGNVIAGGAGKTPVVMAVVRHLRARGIQVGVVSRGYGRRTDDCREATADSDPRDVGDEPALIHHATKAPVFVARRRIEAARALLERHPGTQVIVSDDGLQHLALGRDIEICVFDDRGIGNGWRLPAGPLREAWPRRCDLVLHSGERPAFAGGYTATRRLADYALTSEGQRVPLRTLAGKPVTALAAIARPEAFFAMLRGRGLALAKTIALPDHYDFDAWQHPADAGGPLVCTEKDAVKLWQKAPGALAVPLLFAPAPEFFTALDAKLSSLDGYQAA from the coding sequence GTGCCGTCCGAAGGCCGCAGCAGCACGCAGGCGCCCGCCGCCTCGCGACTGCAGGAAGCGTGGCTGCGCCGCGGCCTGCTGGCCTGCCTGCTGTGGCCGCTGTCGCTGCTCTATGCAGCTCTCTTCGCCGTTCGGGGATGGCTCTATCGGCTCGGGTGGCTTAGGTCGGAGCGCGTGCCCGTGCCGGTGATCGTCGTCGGCAACGTGATCGCGGGCGGCGCCGGCAAGACGCCCGTGGTGATGGCGGTGGTGCGCCATCTGCGCGCGCGCGGCATCCAGGTGGGCGTGGTGTCCCGTGGCTACGGCCGGCGCACCGACGATTGCCGTGAAGCGACGGCCGACAGCGATCCCCGCGACGTCGGCGACGAGCCCGCCCTGATTCACCACGCCACGAAGGCCCCCGTGTTCGTCGCGCGCAGGCGCATCGAGGCGGCCCGTGCGCTGCTGGAGCGGCATCCCGGCACGCAAGTCATCGTCAGCGACGACGGGCTGCAACACCTGGCGCTCGGCCGTGACATCGAGATCTGCGTGTTCGACGACCGCGGCATCGGCAACGGCTGGCGCCTGCCGGCGGGCCCCCTGCGCGAGGCCTGGCCACGCCGCTGCGACCTGGTGCTGCACAGCGGCGAGCGCCCCGCATTCGCAGGCGGCTACACCGCCACGCGGCGCCTTGCGGACTACGCCCTCACGAGCGAAGGGCAGCGCGTGCCGTTGCGCACGCTGGCAGGCAAACCGGTGACCGCGCTCGCGGCCATCGCGCGCCCGGAGGCCTTCTTCGCCATGCTCCGGGGCCGTGGCCTCGCGCTCGCCAAAACCATCGCGCTGCCCGACCACTACGACTTCGACGCCTGGCAACACCCGGCCGATGCGGGCGGCCCTCTCGTCTGCACCGAAAAAGACGCGGTCAAGCTGTGGCAAAAGGCACCCGGCGCGCTGGCGGTGCCCCTGCTCTTCGCACCCGCTCCGGAATTCTTCACCGCGCTCGACGCAAAGCTATCATCGCTCGATGGATACCAAGCTGCTTGA
- the adk gene encoding adenylate kinase translates to MRLILLGAPGAGKGTQAAFICQKYSIPQISTGDMLRAAVKAGTPLGLQAKAVMDAGALVSDDLIINLVKERIAQADCASGFLFDGFPRTIPQADAMKAAGVKLDYVLEIDVPFGDIIERMSGRRSHPASGRTYHVKFNPPKVEGKDDVTGEDLIQREDDKEETVRKRLDVYSQQTRPLVDYYSAWAKTDPAAAPKYRAIKGVGTVDEITQRALAALSS, encoded by the coding sequence ATGAGACTAATTTTGCTGGGCGCGCCCGGGGCGGGCAAAGGCACGCAAGCGGCCTTCATTTGCCAGAAGTACAGCATCCCCCAAATCTCGACCGGCGACATGCTGCGCGCCGCCGTCAAGGCCGGCACGCCGCTCGGGCTGCAGGCCAAGGCCGTCATGGATGCGGGTGCACTGGTCAGCGACGACCTGATCATCAATCTCGTGAAGGAACGCATCGCCCAGGCCGATTGCGCCAGCGGCTTCCTGTTCGACGGCTTCCCCCGCACCATTCCGCAAGCCGACGCCATGAAGGCGGCGGGCGTCAAGCTCGACTACGTGCTCGAGATCGACGTGCCCTTCGGCGACATCATCGAGCGCATGAGCGGCCGCCGCTCGCACCCGGCTTCGGGCCGCACCTACCACGTCAAGTTCAACCCGCCCAAGGTGGAAGGCAAGGACGACGTCACCGGCGAAGACCTGATCCAGCGCGAGGACGACAAGGAAGAAACCGTGCGCAAGCGGCTCGACGTGTACAGCCAGCAGACGCGTCCGCTGGTCGACTACTACTCGGCCTGGGCCAAGACCGACCCGGCCGCCGCGCCGAAGTACCGCGCCATCAAGGGCGTGGGCACGGTCGATGAAATCACCCAGCGCGCACTCGCAGCGCTGAGCAGCTGA